TTGGCCAGCTTCCATATAATCAAGCTGAATTGGCAGAGTATCAAAGGCAGCAGTATACACGCGCTCGGCAACAGGTTTTGTACCTGCAGCTTTCCACAACGGTAAACTAGCGCTTAATTCTTCGTCAAATAATGCCCAAGCACCAACTAAAAAGATACCGGCTAAATTATCGATAGTCGTAACCGCGGTACCCTCAGCATCATTTACGGGATCTACATCGGTACTACCTAAAATGAGTTCCATCATTTGCGCCTGCAGAGCACCACTTTCACCAGTTACATAATAAACCGTATCGGCATTAAAAGTTGTACCTAAAGCAGTATTGGCTGCGGCAAGGCCGGCTTTAAAACCATTAATACGATCATTAAGATTTGCTGCACCACTTTCGCCACTAAGAATGACAAAGTTACCAGCTGTTCTGGTTGGTGTATCGGTAATAACTTTTTTCGCCAAGGCGCGCGCAGCTAAAGTGCCACCTTCGGTATTACTTACCCCAAGATAGGTAAAACGATCGCTTGCTGGGGCATCAGAGTCCCAAGTCATTACTTTGATACCTTTGGCGACAGCCGCATTAATAGTTGCATCAAGCGCTGTTACATTAGTTGCCGAAATGCCAATACCGTCAACCGGTAAATTAACCGCTGCTTCTAATACCGGTAGTTGCTCTTCAACAGTCGCATCTTTCGGACGTGCGGTGTCGTAGATAAGGGTAACTTTATCTGGACCAGCATCGGTGAGTTCTTTAGCTTTTAACAAAGCTCCTTGGTAGCCGGCTTTAAAAACACTGTTATCGACACCTTTTGATATCCAAGCAATTTTGTATTCTTTGGCTTCTTCTTTGTCGTCATCACCGCAGCCAACTACTAACACAGGTGCGATTAACAAGACCACAATCCATGTAAAGTCTAACAACCGGTTCTTATACTTACGCATACGTTGCTCCTTTGTTTTCGATGAACTGCGATTTACCACCCAAGCCACTCATCTTTTAGTACTAAAGGCAAACTATCATCTATTTTTTGTTTATTATCATTACCAATATAATAAATAGCTACAGTAGCCTGTGGACGATGATCACTACTTGTATATGTAATAGGTGAAGCCGTCAGACCCTCAAGATATACCTCATTAAACGATTCAAAAGAATTTTTCAAAGCTTCACCCTTGACTTGTTCCGGGGTTACACTCCCCAGTGAATCAATAAGTCGTTCTGCTGCAAGTTTCCATGCCATTACTGCAGTTACACCATAAACATATTCGATTACTTCATAATCAGAGTTTGATAAGCCTGCTGGTTTAAAACTCGACCATTGACGTTTTGCAGCCATTGCTTCTTCAACAATTGTCATTCCGGTAACCGAAGTATCATGATAAAAAGGCATAGATTGTATGCCATGCAACCTTGAACGATTATTTAGGCTGTTATTTAAGGCAGTAATAATAAAACGCTCATCAAATGACCAATTATTGGCTATAATTTTAACATCAAAGTTAAGTACATCATGATTATGTGTCTCAACTCTAATAGCTTCGATTGCGTTATTAATTGCGTTAATAGCTAGCTGAGCCGTTTTGCGAGTATTGCCAATCCATATCCAGTCAACCATCTGGTAATCGGCAACAGTATCTTTATGAACAACTTCGGCCTCTAAGTAATCATAAATAATCGTATTATAATCGGTCTGATTGCCATCTAATGACAAGACTAAATCGCGACCGATTGCTACCCCACTAATCTCATTGGCAATTTGTACTTTTGCAGCCTTTGTCGGGATAGAACAAAGATCATTACTGCAAGCAAAAAAACCAACCCGTTTGCCAGATTGTTCTGCTATATAATTCATGGCTATACGCGCTGCAGAAGAACTATCGGTAGGCTGAAAAAATACGTAAGGATAGCCATTTGATCCCAAGGTATTAGTAATGCTAGTCAGGTTAAATGTATTATCTAAACTTGGTACAGTTACCGAATAAGTTTTACTACTCGGAGCCGCGCAATCACCATTATTAGCAATACCAACAACAACTTGATTATCATTAGAAGCTGTTGGACCAATGGCTTTTAATGAAACATTGCCCAGAGTAAAAATTGCAGAAACCTGTGACCATTCTGCACTAAGCTTCCAGCTAGAATAAATACTATTACTTTTACCAGTATCATTACCACCATCAACATACTCATAATCGATTTGACAACCCCGTATACCGCCATTGTCGTTAAGTAGCTCTAAGTAATCGATAACCCCTGCAGTTGCAGGTATGCCAATCTCACTTATATTACTCGACTGATCACCAAGAATACGTAATTGAATTGTGCCTTCACAACGGCCTTCAGGAGCTTTCTTGCGATCTTCTATACCAAGTATCGCCCCACAACCGACGAGAAAAAATGTGCCTGCACTCGCTAACGCCAATATCCTCAAAATCGCTGCTTGTCGTAGTTTCACGATGATCACCTTCAACGTCTAATAACCGTTTCGTTACTACTAGTTGATTCTAAAACTTGCAAATTGCACTAATTAAAATGATGCATTTAATAAAACACTGGCGCCTTTATCGGTCACCACAGGTGTAACACTAACCGAGTCATTCACAAATAGTTTTGGTGACAGCGACGGTAATAAAATCATCACTATACCCCCAGCGGTAGCCGCTAAACCAACACTAGTAACAATTGTTGATAACATAGCTTTATCTTTTGCGTCTTTGCTTAGTTTAACCCCGCGAGTATCATAACATATTTTTCCTTCACATAATTTCTTGGCGTCATCGTTCTTAGTTTTTGCCTGGTAGCCAAAATAAAGGCCAAGGCCAGTAGCACCTACGCCAATAACCGTAGTTACAATACCCATGTTGCGAGTACGTTCTTTAGTGAAAAATGGGCCCTGCGCTCGAGCTGTGCCAACTACCCCGCCTGAGCCACCTTGCCCCTCGACTGGTGCGGCAGCAGCAGCTATTTTTGCGTCTTCAAGAACCTTTAAGCGTTCAACGGTTTTGCGCACTAATTCAGGATCTGAATCAGAGGCTGAAATATAACGGCGATAAAACTCTATGGCAGGATCGCGTTGATTAAGTTTTTTATCGTAAATGGTAGCAATATTAAAAAGTAACGCCCCTGCTGGTTGAACCTGGTAGGCTTCTAAATACAAAGCAATCGCGCCAGCATAATCTTTAGCTTGGTATTTAGCCATTGCTTTTTCGCTTAACTGTTCAACTTTTTTAACATCACCAGCAGCGGTCTCAGCAGCGCTAAGTTGACATGGGATATTTATCAGCAAGCCCACAACGCTTACTATACCGAGCCATGTTAATATCGAGCGTTGTTGCGAAATGATTCGCGGTAAGCGCCTAATTTGTGTATCCATTGTTACTCTCCCAAATACTCTTCAGTGGTCCATATAGCTATTATAAGCTTTCAGACCCTAGTCATTACCAAGTACCTTCACCTTAGGTTTTTTGCCAGATTCTTCTTCATCAATAGTTTTAATAGTAGGACTATCAGCTGTAATTGTACGTATTTTTGGTTTTATTTTTTTAGGCGGCGGCTTTACCGGAACAACTGGCTCTGGTTCTGGTGTAGTCGGTGTTACTGCTGTTGATGGCTCGCTCGGTATTATTGGTGTTGATGCATTAACTGGTATGGGTTTCTTGGGTGGTGTTAAACGTCGTGGTGTTCGTGCAGTGCGTGTTTTACTTCGCGATGAAGATGTTGCCTTCTTTTTAAGCTCTAATTCTACCAGGGTATAAAAACCATCCGGCCCCGTCGCTACCGCAGTATCGATCGCTACGTCTTTACGTCTATAATCATCAAGCGATAAAGTAAAAACTTGTAATCCTAAAGGTACGGTCAACTGCATCGGGGTATGGCCAACAACTTTTCCTTGCCATTCAACTTCGGCATCACTTGGATCACTATCAAGTCGCACCGTGGCCGATTGGACTGGTTCTGGTGGGGGTGGCTGTACAACTTTTGGTGGTTTTATAAGGTTTGGTTCTGTGCCTAAGTTGCTATTGGCATTAGTAGAATCTGCTGTATTTGCTGGCATCACTGCGGGTGCCGGTTGAAGTTGTACACCAGACCAGCGTAAAACAATACCACTAGCCAAAACTACTCCAACTGCAACAAAAGCAAGCACTGCCCCAATAGCTGCACCAACGAGTAAGCGCGACCAACGCCGTGGTGATATTGGTTCAACATAATTGGCCGACGATGATAAAATAAGACTGCGACTAGCCACTCTTGCGGCTTCTAAATCTGCATAATTAATAGCTGACGCAGGTGGTGGCACTGACGATGGTGATAACGATGGTGGCTTAACTGCCGATGCACCAAGCCACCCTCCAGGTCCCATAGAACCAGCCGTAGGTGCATGCTCGCCACTATCAACAACATCAAGGTCGTCAACCTCATCTACATCATCAACTTCTTCAAGTTCATCAGGATCATCAAGCCTGATAGCTTCGTCGATCCAGGCTATTGCGCAACGCCGAGCATGCTCAGCTTCTTGTGCAAATACTGTACGCATACGCTCAGCAATCTGATTTTGCGAGATAGTTTTGCCTGTAGATGCAAGATAACTCTCAATATCATTTTGCATCTCTTTGGCGCTGGCATAGCGCTCTTGCGGATTAATACGCAAAGAACGATCAAGTATATTTTGCAGCATTTCTGGTACGCCGCGTACAATACTATTTATATTCGGAAGCGAACCAGATTCGAATTTTTGCTTAACTACTTCTTGAGTGCCTTTAAGTAACGGCCCACGTGCAATAATCTCCCAAATCAGCGCACCAACTGCAAAAATGTCTGTACGATTAGTGATCGTACGAGAAGTTAGTTGTTCAGGCGCGGCATAAAACGGGGCATTGGGATCAGCTGAACCCTCACGTCGTAAATCAACTCTAATACCAGCACTTTCTAAGCCAACAACTTTAGTTACACCATCGTAAGTAACCACAATGTTGCGCGGATGAATACCTCCATGCACAATGCTTAAAAATTCACCTGCAGGTCCCCGCAGCTGATGTAAATATTCGAGGGCTGATAGAACATCTAAAACCATACGTAATAGAAGCGTATGCGGAAAAGCATTACGAATAGCACGTGACGCCTCTAGCAGTAAGGCAAAGTTCTGACCAGCTAGATACTCGCTTACAAAAGATAAGCTGTATGGATCACCCTCAACATCGTAAACAATGGCTAGATTGTTATGATTGGCACGTTTTAAGTTACGAACTGTAGTTAGCAAGCGCAATCTTTCGTCAGGTCCACCTAAAACCCCTGGCAGTGGATATCGTACTAAAACTAATTGCTTGCTATTGCCTGATCCTTTACAAGCAGCCACATTTACACGATGAGGAAATACCTCACCAATCTGGGCGATCAGCTGATATTTGCCTACATTGTCACCCATGATTACACCATACCCCTTTTTATAAAACTTTACTTAATGTTTTCATCATCCATAAAATGAATCGTAGGTTCTTCATCAGCAGCTTCGAAATCAAGCAATGGCTCAACTACTTCAACCTCATCTGACGCAAAATCAATACGCGGCCCGCCATCTGGCTCAAAATCTATTATATCTTCTGCCTCATTAGCTACTGTTTGGTTAGCTGCGTTAGCTTTTATATGAGCCTCAGCCTGACGTTTAGCAAATCTTTGCTCTGCTGCTTGATGTGATCTTTCATCTGCTGCCAACCTAGCTGCCTGCTGGGTTAGCTTTTCTTGGCGTTTGTTTAGTTCTTGCTCACGTGTATCAAGCTTAGCATGTTGCTTTTGCAATAAGGCTCTCTCATGCTCTAAGGCTTTTTTCTCATTGTCTAAACTATCATCACGCTCACCAAGTAATGCCGTTTGGGACTTGTTTTGTTGTCGAACTGTCTTGAGTTCATCTTTTATGGTAGTAAGCTCTGATTCTTTGGCTGAATTATTCTTGTGCAATTGTGAAGTCTCAGCTTGAGCAGAAATCAAAGCCCCATGTAAGCGGGTTGTTTCAGATTTTTCAGTGGTGAGTTCTTTTTGTAACTGATCAACCTGAGATTGCAATGAGACTATTTCACCTTGGAGCCGCGAAGTCTCATGGCGTTCAGAAGATAATTCGCCCTGTAATTTAGCTACTTCTGTTGCCGTCTTGCTTAAATCTTCACGCAGTTCAATCTCGCTACTTTCAGTTTTGCGTTGGATATCAAGCAAACGACCCATTTCTTCGCTGGTAGTGGTCAATTGTTTTTCACGCTCAACCAGCGCTTTTTTCACATTGGCCAACTCTTTTTCGTATCGTGCACTTTCTGCAGAAGCGCTAGCCTTGTGATGATGCGAAGCTTGTTCAAAATCAGCAAGTTGACTTTGTAACTTATCGGCATCAAACTGCGCCTGGGCTAATTTTGATTCTTGTTGAGCGATGGTTTTTTCTGCATCACTTAAGCGTGATTCAAGACGCTTAACTGCCAGCTCTTTATCACTAAGTTGTTTCTCAAAAGTTTGAAATGTTTTTTCAGTTTCGCGCTTATCTGTTTGCTGCTTGTGTTGTGCTGCTTTTTCAATTTCGCTAATTTGCTTTTTATTTTCTGCAAGTTCTTTTTCTGCTTGTTTCAATTGCGAAAGCAAGCGCTCTTTTTCTTCGCGGGCGCTGCGTAGCTGTTCTTCAATATTAGTAGCATTTTTGCCTAAAGAGCGTGTTTCATCTAATTTAGCTGAAAGATCTTGTGCTTGTTGACGAATTTCTGCTTCTTTTTGTTTAAGATTTGATTCAAGTTCAACAATCCGTTGTTCAGCAGTCTTTTGCGCTGCTTGCAGATTTTGCGTCTTACTATTTGCAGATGATAACTGTTGTTGAAGCTTTTCAATTTCTTGTTGATTTGTAGCACCACGCGCAATGAGTTCTTGATGGCTTTTATTCAACTGTTGATGTTCTTTGGCTACTCGTTCATGCTGTAACTGTAATTTTTCGAGTTCTTGAGTTCTTTCATCAACAGTCTTCTGCGCAACCGCCAAGCTTTTCTGCAGTGCTTTTTGTTCATCAGCTACACTGCTAAGTGCTTCTTTAAGTTCTTGTTTTATTTTATTTATCTGTTCGGTATATTTAACTTCGCGCTGTTCAATAGTTTTACGTTGTTGTTCGTGTTCTTTTTCTTGTTGCTCAAAAGTTTGCCGTCGCTGTTCTAAGGCATCACGTTGTTGTTCTAGGGCATTGCGTTGTTGCTCAAGATCTTGCTGTTTGCGTTCAAAACCTTGGCGCTGCGAAGCGATCGTTTTTTCACTTTCAGCCAATACCGCAGCACGTTGTGATAACTCATTTGCATGTTGTGTTAGCGCTTTAGTTTGCTCTTCTAAGGATCTTCGTTGCTGCTCTAGCTCTTGTTGTTTAGCTTCAATTTCAGCTACTTTAATTGCTAGTTCATTTTCAGTTTGGCTATGTTCATAACGTGCGGCAACACGCTTTTCTTCAATTTCGGATTGTGCCCGATCAACCTTTAATGCAAGCTTTTCTTCTTCTGCAGCTATGGCAGCTTCGCGCTCAGCAAGCACTGTCTCACGCTTTTCAAAAGTACGCTGGGCTTTAGCAAGCTCACGTTGAGCCTGCTCTAGAGCGGCTGCCTCTTGCTCGTTTTTAGCTGCTTGCAGCTTTTCTTGTTCACGCCAACGCGTAACACTTTCAGTTAATGTGCGTTGCTCTTTTGCAAGTTCATTTTGTAAGCGCTCACGCGTAGCTCGCTCTTGTTCAATTTTTGCTGCAATTTTTTGTTCTTCTTCGACTAAACTATTCTCTTTACGTTCAAGAGCACGCTGAGTTTTAACAAGTTCGCGCCTTGTTTGCTCAAATTCATCAAGCTGTGCTTGTTTGGCAGCATTAAACTCGCTTTCTTGGCGAGTAAGTTCTTTTTTTAGTTCGTTGTGCTGTCGGCGAATTTCTGCTTGTTGTCGTTTAAGCTCTGCCTTTTGATTTTCTAATTCTTCTTTTTCGTTTTGAAGTTCTATTAGTACTGCCTTAGCTTTTTCAATTTTATGCGCTTGCTTTTCTAACTCAGCCTCTTTGGCCTGATTTTCTTCGAGCATCTTGGCAACTTGCCGTTTTTGCTCAACAATTTCGGCTTTAATTTTAGCTTGTTCGGCGATCTTTTTTTCTTGCTCAGCAAGATTCGCTTCACGTTTATCGAAAGCACGCTGTATTTTGGCTAATTCTTGTTTTTCTTGATCCAGTTCAGCTTGCTTGCTGTTATATTCTTTTTCTACTTCACGCTGTAATTGATTACGTAGCTGTTCGCGCTGTTTACTTAACTCACGTTGTTGCTCTTGGCGGCGTAAATCTTCGAAACCTTGACGTACTTTATCAAGACGCTGATTTAAATCATTACATCCTTTAGCGCCAATAATTGGCTTTGCTAAAGCAATTACTGAAGCCGCTTCATCAGCCTCGACTGAACCATTTAAACCAGCTAATTCTGCACGATCGAGCAGTATTGTGGTAAGATTGCGTAAAATTTCTTCATCAGCCGAATTAGCTGCTACAGCATCTCGATATACCTGTAAAGATTCATCAAAACGATTGGTTTCGTATAAATGTTTTGCCAGAATTACGGTTTGCTCAGGCCGCCTTTGCGTTGGGGATTGATCCATAAGCTTTTTAATAAAGGATTTTTCTATAAACTCATGAACCGTTTGTATTACTTCTTTTTGACCCGAACAAAATTCAGCACCTGCACCACCATCAGAAATGTGACGCATGCGTACGCGTACTGAAAGTGGCTTGCTGCGCCCACTTAAATGTAGCTTTAATTCAATCTCTTCTCCGGATTTGAAGCCTGTTTTGCCTTTTAAAAATAAACCCGTACTACTTAAATTGCCGGTAAATGAAAAAGTACCTCTACCACCACGGTTATAGTCGGCGCGACACATCGACGAAAAACGTATACGTTTTCGACGGTCTTCTTGACGAATGCCTGCACCAATGGACTCAGCGTCGTTTTTGTTGGTTTTTCTATTTGTAGCAATCACTGACTTAGCTACCATGCGTTACGATATTACCGCCCACAACCCAAACATCAATTTTAACATTCATTATAGCATGCTGCCACGGATCATGATCCGAGTATAGATGATCCGCACACACAAAATAAAGAATTCGGCTACTTTAATTGCAAAATCTACGCATTTATTACTTTTCTTTTAGTAAAAGTAATTTACTTTCTTAGGTCTCTTGTGGCACGGTATGCCCGCGGTGTATGGCATAGCCGCTAGTAGTCACCATTTAAGGAGGTATAGAGTGAAAAGAGTTGCCCTGTTTTCTCTTACGCTCGCCGCGATCTTCGGTATCGCGTCATTGAGCCAAGCTAAAACCAAAATCGGTTTATCGTTCTCAGATTTCGCTACTGAACGTTGGGCTCGTGAACGTGATCAAATGACGAAGATTCTTCAAGACAAAGGTTTTGAAGTTCTCAGTCAAGAGGCTAACCATGATGCCAAGCTCCAAAATGACCAAATTAAAAATATGGTCACCCAAGGTGCTAAGGTAATTATTGTGGTCGCTGAAGATGGCGATGCGGCAGCAACAGCAGTTAACGATGTCGCTAAAAAAGGCGTTAAAGTTATTGCTTATGACCGCCTTATTAAGACATCAAAAATCGCTGCTTACGTGTCATTTGACAATGTTGACGTAGGTCGCAATCAAGCCAAAGGTGTTTTAGCTGCTAAAGATTCTGGTGATTTCGTATTATTAGGTGGCAGCCCAACTGACAACAACGCTCATCTGTTCCGCAAAGGCCAGATGGAAGTTCTCGATCCATTAATCAAAAAAGGCAAAATCAAAGTCGTTGCCGATCAATGGGTTGACAATTGGGACGCAGCTAATGCCAAGAAGCTAATGGAAAACATCATTACCGCTACTGGCAAAAAATTTGATGCCGTTGTTGCTTCAAACGACGGAACCGCCCTTGGTGCTATCGAAGCTATGCGCGCTGTTGGTATGGCTGGTAAAGTACCGATTTCAGGTCAAGATGCTACCGAAGCTGGTTGCAACTCAATCGCTCGTGGCGAACTCACTGTAACCATTCTTAAAGACACTCGTGACCTTGTTCCATTAGCATGCGATCTTGCTGCAAAACTTGCTAAGAAACAAAAAATCCCCGGCTTAAAGAACTTCAAACTTGCTGATCTTACCGGCGACAAAAAAGCCAAAGGCAATGTTGCTTGCAAGTTCTTACAAGTACATCAAGTTACCAAAGATAACTTGAAGAAGCTTGTTGTTGATAGCGGCTTCCAGCCCTATGAAGGTGTCTACAAAGACATCCCAAATCCTCCGGCAAAATAATTAGATTTTGACTATTTAATTATTGATGTGCCCCCGGCCCCTTTTTTGAATTAAAAAATATGAGGGGGCCGGGTTATTCTTGGGAGTGCATTGATGCAAGAGGACACTCTCCTTACCATCTCAAATGTTACAAAGCAGTTTCCAGGTGTTAAAGCTCTTGGTGACGTATCAATAAACATCAAACGCGGAGAAATTCACGGTTTGTGCGGCGAAAATGGCGCTGGCAAATCTACGTTAATGAAAATCCTTTGTGGGGTTTATCCGTATGGTACCTATGAAGGTAAAGTCATCTATGATGGTCAAGAGTTGAAACTCGGAACCAGCTCAATTATGCAAGCCATTAAAGAAGGCATTGCGATTGTCTACCAAGAGTTAACGCTTATTCCTAAAATGACGGTCGGCGAAAACATTTTCCTTGGCAAAGAGCCAATGCGCGGCCCTGTAGTTGATTGGAATAAGCTTTATGCTGATACTGCAAGCTTATTAAAAAAATATAAACTCAACGTTTCGCCTTATGATCTGGTAGAAGATCTTGGCATCGGTCAAATGCAAATGACCGAAATTGCCAAAGCACTATCCGAAAATGCTCGCGTTCTTATTCTTGATGAACCTACATCAGCCCTCTCAGAAGCTGAAGTGAACAAGTTGATGGAAATTCTCACTGAGCTTAAATCACAAGGCGTAACTTGTATTTATATATCACACAAGCTCGATGAATTCTTTCGTATAACCGATACCGTTACCGTTTTACGTGATGGCTGTGTAGTTACCACGCAACCGACCAAAGACCTAAGCATTGATCAGCTAGTAAGCTTAATGGTCGGTCGTGAAATGACCGAACGCTTCCCTAAAGGAAATCGCAAACCTGCTGAAGTGTTTTTAGAAGTTAAAGACCTTCATGCGACCGATCCAGACAACCCAAGCAAAAAAGTGCTAAAAGGCGTTAATTTATCATTAAAAAAGGGTGAGATTTTAGGTATTGCTGGCCTGATGGGCTCTGGTCGTACTGAACTCGTTTCAACTATTTTTGGCGAGTATGCTCATGTAGTTAAAGGTAAAATATTTGTCGATGGCAAAGAAGAAAAAATAAATAGTGCACGCGAGGCTATGGAGCTCGGTATTAGTCTTGTTCCTGAAGATCGTAAACGTTTGGGTTTGGTGTTAATGCAAACCATTTTGCAAAACATCAGTCTCCCAAATCTCGATCGCTTCTCTAAATTTATGTACATCAACAAAAATGCTGAACTTACCGAAACCATTAAGTACTCAAAGAGTTTGTCGATTAAAGCTCCCTCAGTGCATGTGGCGGTTGAGTCACTCTCTGGTGGTAATCAGCAAAAAGTTGTTATTTCGAAGTGGTTAATGTCTGAACCACGAATTTTTATTTTAGATGATCCAACTCGCGGTATCGATGTAGGTGCAAAATACGAAATTTATAAACTTATGAATCAGCTTGCCGAGAGTGGTTTTGCCATAATCATGATCAGCTCTGAACTTGAAGAAGTTTTAGGTATGAGTGATCGGGTTATGGTCATGTGGAATGGCCGTTCAAATGGCACTTTAGATATTGCTGATGCAACTGAAGAAAAAATTATGGCTCGCGCCACTGGCGTTGAAGTCGTTGAGGAATAAAAACTATGCTCGACACTCTTATTCAAGCTCTAAAGAAAAATCTACGCTCATATATTCTCATTATTGCTTTAGTAGCGATATGGCTAGCCTTTGGTATGGCCGCGCCAGGATATTGGACAGCTGACCACATCCAATCAGTAGTTACTCAAATGGCGATTATAGCCATTATGGCTTGCGGTATGGTCTTTGTCATTGTTACCGGTGGTATTGACTTGTCTGTTGGTTTTGGCGCGGGATTCGTCTCAGTTGTTGGTGCGGCGCTACTTTATTACGGCACCATCGAAGAGCCCTTAGTAAAAATGTTTCCTGATATGAGCGAAGGTGCCGTAGCTATAACTGTCACTATAGTTGTTATAATTTTATCTATTATTCTTGGTATTTTAATTGGTCTATTTCAGGGTTCGCTTATCGCTTATCTTAAAGTTCCACCTTTTATTGTTACCTTGGGTGGTATGTATATTTTTAAATCTGGTATTTTAATAGTTACCCAAGGTAAAACGCTTTTCTTCTCAAATGAAAGTTTTAAATTTATTGCCCAAGGATTTATACCTCCTATTGCAGGCTTAATTTTAGCGGCATTAGTTACACTTATCCTTTTTGTTTATGTGCTAGCTTCACGTAAACGCAAAATCAAACATGGTATTGACGTAGGCTCACTTACTATCGATATAATTAAAACATCCTTCAGCGCCTTGCTTATATTTGGCTACGTGTTAATCGTTAACCGTACATTTGATGAAGAAGCTATTCCTGAAATTAGTGGCGTTCCTTTTCTAGTTATCATTTTAGCGATTATTTTCACCCTAATGAGCTATATATCAACCAATACCCGTTTCGGTCGTTATACCTATGCTATTGGCGGTAATCGTGAAGCCGCAAGATTATCAGGTATTAATATCGATAAAACAATTCTCATGGTTTACGTGGCTATGGGAATTTTGGTCGCCGTTTCTGGTATCGCCTTAGCTGCTTATGTTGGCTCTGGCACTACTAGTGCTGGTCAAGGATATGAACTTGACGTCATTGCCAGTTGTATTCTTGGTGGCACTTCAACCTTAGGTGGTGAAGGCTCGGTCTTCGGTGCCATTGTCGGTGCCTTAATTATGCAGTCGTTATCAAACGGTTTGCAAATGATGAATGTAAGTTCAAACTTTCAATATCTTATCAAAGGTTTGGTGTTAATTTTAGCAGTCTTGGCCGATATCTCCATGAAGAAAAAACACGCTTAATTTTCTGCTTTAATTACATTATGCCAAAAAATTGCCTTACATAATAAATCGCGTAGTTTTTTGGTATAATGTCTCATCTTTTTGTTTTCAATCTCTTCACCATATTGTCGGTGATAATAGATATGATTACGAATAAGAACAGTTAAAATATGCAACTCAGGCATAGCAATTTTTAGTCCTAAATTATCCATTCAACCTACAC
This DNA window, taken from Deltaproteobacteria bacterium, encodes the following:
- a CDS encoding sugar ABC transporter permease, encoding MLDTLIQALKKNLRSYILIIALVAIWLAFGMAAPGYWTADHIQSVVTQMAIIAIMACGMVFVIVTGGIDLSVGFGAGFVSVVGAALLYYGTIEEPLVKMFPDMSEGAVAITVTIVVIILSIILGILIGLFQGSLIAYLKVPPFIVTLGGMYIFKSGILIVTQGKTLFFSNESFKFIAQGFIPPIAGLILAALVTLILFVYVLASRKRKIKHGIDVGSLTIDIIKTSFSALLIFGYVLIVNRTFDEEAIPEISGVPFLVIILAIIFTLMSYISTNTRFGRYTYAIGGNREAARLSGINIDKTILMVYVAMGILVAVSGIALAAYVGSGTTSAGQGYELDVIASCILGGTSTLGGEGSVFGAIVGALIMQSLSNGLQMMNVSSNFQYLIKGLVLILAVLADISMKKKHA